One region of Peromyscus eremicus chromosome 4, PerEre_H2_v1, whole genome shotgun sequence genomic DNA includes:
- the Afg2b gene encoding ATPase family gene 2 protein homolog B: MAPDSGPFPDGQTLKLLPVDPRDRGTQRCRLGPAALRSLGARLGSPLRISLPAGGCCLCTAWPRRDGADGFVQLDPQCASPGAAAAAGRISLDSLQPVPCPPLRRLEVWPVLRSQVGAPSPAAVLEVAHELLRHRPVSRGHVVATPPGVPGPVAALHVVGGTPDPEPAGLVTPHTRITLSDKPPPPPQVEPPGEVALGGLSETADSLRELLRLPLRYPLALAALGLAVPRGVLLAGPPGVGKTQLVRAVAREAGAELLAVSAPALQGARPGETEENVRRVFQRARELASRGPSLLFLDEVDALCPRRGGPRRAPESRVVAQVLTLLDGIHGDREFVVVGATNRPDELDPALRRPGRFDREVVIGTPTLKQRETILQVITSKMPVSSHIDFSLLAEMTVGYVGADLTALCREAALCALLKHEKNQDSPKIDETDFLKALKKIQPSSFRSSVGLMDIKPVGWEQIGGLEHVKLKLKQCVEWPLKFPQEFARMGLKQPKGLLLYGPPGCAKTTLVRALATSCHCSFVSVSGADLFSPYVGDSEKVLSQVFRQARANTPALVFLDEIDSVLGSRSVGTLGCDARERVLSVLLSELDGVGVRTVERRGSKSDRQEYQEMLHRNVMIVVATNRPDVLDDALLRPGRLDKMIYVPPPDQEGRLSILKVCTTNMPIGPDVSLEKLAAETRFFSGADLRNLCKEAALFALQENGLEATTVNQEHFGESLRSMKPSLSRKGLTLYENLFKKGLSNLEDN; encoded by the exons ATGGCTCCGGACTCCGGGCCCTTCCCTGATGGACAGACTTTGAAGCTGCTGCCGGTGGATCCCCGGGACCGGGGTACCCAGCGCTGCCGCCTGGGGCCGGCGGCCCTCCGCAGCCTGGGCGCGCGCCTGGGCTCGCCGCTGAGGATCTCGTTGCCCGCCGGCGGCTGCTGCCTTTGCACGGCCTGGCCCCGGCGCGACGGGGCGGACGGCTTTGTGCAGCTGGACCCGCAGTGCGCGAGCCCCGGGGCCGCGGCAGCAGCGGGGAGGATCAGTCTGGACAGCTTGCAGCCGGTGCCCTGTCCGCCGCTGCGGCGCCTCGAGGTGTGGCCGGTGCTGCGATCGCAGGTGGGAGCCCCGAGCCCCGCTGCGGTGCTGGAGGTAGCGCACGAGCTGCTGCGCCACCGGCCGGTGTCGCGGGGACACGTGGTGGCCACCCCTCCGGGCGTCCCCGGCCCCGTGGCAGCGCTGCACGTGGTGGGCGGGACACCGGACCCCGAGCCCGCCGGGTTGGTCACACCGCACACCCGCATCACGCTCAGCGacaagccgccgccgccgccgcaggtCGAGCCTCCCGGGGAGGTGGCCCTTGGAGGCCTGTCGGAGACCGCCGACTCCCTGCGGGAGCTGCTCCGCCTGCCGCTGCGCTACCCGCTCGCCCTAGCCGCGCTTGGGCTGGCGGTGCCTCGCGGGGTGCTCCTGGCGGGACCCCCGGGAGTGGGCAAGACCCAGCTGGTGCGTGCCGTGGCGCGCGAGGCGGGCGCCGAGCTGCTGGCGGTGAGCGCCCCGGCATTGCAGGGAGCCCGGCCCGGGGAGACCGAGGAGAACGTGCGGCGCGTCTTCCAGCGCGCTCGGGAGCTGGCCAGCCGCGGGCCCAGCCTCCTCTTCCTGGACGAGGTGGATGCCCTGTGTCCCCGGAGAGGCGGCCCGCGCCGAGCCCCCGAGAGCCGCGTGGTGGCCCAGGTGCTGACGCTGCTGGACGGCATCCACGGGGATCGGGAGTTTGTGGTTGTGGGAGCCACTAACCGGCCAGACGAGCTAGACCCAGCGCTGCGCAGGCCCGGGAGGTTTGACCGAGAG GTTGTCATTGGGACTCCCACACTTAAACAAAGAGAGACAATTCTGCAAGTGATTACTTCGAAGATGCCCGTCTCCAGTCACATTGATTTCAGTCTCCTGGCAGAAATGACAGTTGGCTATGTCGGTGCTGACTTGACAGCACTCTGTAGGGAGGCTGCCCTGTGTGCCCTTCTTAAGCATGAGAAG AACCAAGACAGTCCTAAGATTGATGAAACAGACTTTCTTAAAGCCTTGAAAAAGATTCAGCCCTCATCGTTTCGGAGTTCTGTTGGACTGATGGACATCAAGCCTGTTGGCTGGGAGCAGATAGGAGGACTTGAACATGTAAAGCTGAAGTTAAAGCAG TGTGTCGAGTGGCCTCTGAAGTTCCCTCAGGAATTTGCTAGGATGGGTCTGAAGCAGCCAAAGGGCCTTCTCCTCTACGGTCCCCCTGGGTGTGCTAAAACCACTCTGGTGAGGGCCCTGGCCACAAGCTGTCACTGCTCTTTTGTGTCAGTGAGCGGAGCTGACCTCTTTtcaccttatgttggagattcaGAAAAAGTCTTGTCtcag GTATTTCGACAAGCAAGAGCCAATACTCCAGCGCTTGTGTTTTTGGATGAAATTGACTCAGTCTTGGGGTCTCGCTCAGTCGGCACCTTGGGATGTGATGCTCGGGAGCGAGTTCTTTCAGTTCTGCTGAGTGAACTCGATGGTGTGGGAGTTAGGACggtagagagaagagggagtAAATCAGACCGCCAGG AATACCAAGAAATGCTTCATCGGAATGTCATGATTGTTGTGGCAACAAATAGGCCTGACGTTTTAGACGATGCCTTGTTACGACCTGGAAGACTGGATAAGATGATCTATGTGCCCCCTCCTGATCAAGAG GGCAggctttctattttaaaagtctGTACAACCAACATGCCAATAGGGCCTGACGTTTCACTAGAAAAGCTAGCAGCAGAAACGCGTTTCTTCTCCGGAGCTGATCTCAGAAACCTGTGCAAAGAA GCCGCCTTGTTTGCTCTGCAGGAGAACGGACTGGAAGCAACCACCGTGAATCAGGAGCACTTTGGAGAATCACTCAGGTCCATGAAGCCATCCTTAAGTCGGAAGGGCTTGACTCTGTATGAAAACCTGTTTAAGAAAGGCCTTTCTAACTTGGAagataattaa
- the C4H15orf48 gene encoding normal mucosa of esophagus-specific gene 1 protein — translation MGIFQRLMKNKELIPLAVIIITAATGATSFALYALKKTDVVIDRKRNPEPWERVDPTQPQKLMTINQEWKPVEELQKVRRATR, via the exons ATGGGCATTTTCCAGAGATTGATGAAAAACAAGGAA CTCATTCCTTTGGCGGTTATCATAATTACGGCGGCCACTGGAGCTACATCCTTCGCTTTGTATGCTTTGAAAAAAACCGACGTGGT TATTGATCGAAAAAGAAACCCAGAACCTTGGGAGAGGGTGGATCCTACTCAACCTCAGAAG cttATGACCATCAACCAGGAGTGGAAGCCGGTGGAAGAGCTGCAGAAAGTCCGGAGGGCAACCAGATGA